CGCTGTCGGCCGACACCGGTCGACTGGTCGCCGTGCTCGACCGGTTCGAGACGCGGGAGTCGGCGGTCGAGGACGGAGCGCTCGACGGCGCCGGGGTCGGCGGCGACGCCGCGTCCGACCCCGTGAGCGGACCGGGCGCCGACCCGGCGCCGACCCCGACCGCCGACGGGGGACGCGTTCGGTCCGAGGCGGACTCGGCCGACGAGTAGACGCGGCGACCGCGAGACGTATTATCTCGACTGATATTCTCGGGGGCAAGTTTATCAGTTACCCGTGGCTGTTCTCCGACAACACGCCCCCGTCTCTGACCCGACGGAGTCGGCCGCGCGACGCCGTACCGCGCCGTCGTGCGGGCGAGGTGAGGACATGAAGATAGATCCCGACAACTACGACTTACGCGAACTCCGGCGCATCGCCGACGAACGACGCAGCGACCGAAACGGCACCGACGACGGCGGACGTCGGCGGGGCCGCGACGGCGGTCGACCGCCCCGCGAGGACGCCCGCCGCCCGCGGGACCGCTCGACCGGGGGCGGAGCCGACGACGACGGGTTCGACTACCGGGACGGTCGCGACCGGTACGACGAGGACCGCGGGTACGGCGACGCCGATCGATACGACCGCCACGACGGCTACGACGACTACGGCGCCGACCCGCGCGGTCACTCCCGCCGGGACGACGGCCTCCGCCGCCCCTACGAGGGGTACGACGACCACGCCCGGGCGCACGACCAGGTCCGTCACGCCGACTTCCTCGCCGGCCGCTACGGTCTCGGCGGCGGGCGCCGGGACGGCGGCGACCGGGGGTACGACGAACTCGGGTACGAACGTCGCTCCGGGGGTCGCGGGTACGACTTCGAGGAGGTCGGCAAGTTCCGCTTCGACCAACCCGTGCGCGACCGACCGCGCGGCCGCGCCGGCGAGGCCCTCCGCAACAACCAACTCGAACAGCTTCTCATCCACGAGACGGCGGCCGCCGGCGGGTCCCTGGAGAAGCCCTACCTCTCCGAGGTGCCGAAGGAGTACGCCGCGGAACGCGTCGTCTTCGACTGGCTCGAATTTTTGGTCCTGAAGGGCGGATTCAAGCGGACGATGGACGCCTTGCGGTACTACTACGCCGTCGAGTGGATCACCGAGGAGGTGGAGGTCGAACTGCACGACTACCTCATCGGCTTCTCGGGTAACGTCTCCGACACGTCCGAGTTCGACGTCGACGACCACCACCTCAGTCTCCTCCACGTCGCGCAACTCGCCTCGATGGCCGGCGGAGTCGACGAAGAGCCCACGATTCGGCCCGCCAGCGCCCGACGTCGCTGACTGTCTCCGTTCTTTTCCTGTCTTCTGTGCTGACCAGTCGCATTACGGACAAGACTTTTATCCTAGTTGCGCCACGGAGGGGTATGGTGGAGGATGGAACTGACAACGACGCATCGTTCGACGACGAAACCGCAGACGGGCCGACGCCCGTCGGGGTGAAATTGGGGAGTACGCGGACCATACTCCAGTTTTACGACGAGGATAACGAGTTGAAGACGGTCCGCACGCTCACCTGTCTCGCGACGTACGAGGACGCCATCACCGGCGACGAACGCGTCATCTACGGCGAGCAGGCGGCGCAGGAGTACCCCGACAGAGTCGAGTACATGCTCCGTTCGGGCCTCCCGGAGGACGACGAGGGCGCGGCCTTAGCGCAGAAGTTCTTCACCGAACTCGTGACCGCCAACGGCCTCGACGCCGACAGCGCCGTCGTCTACGCGATTCCCACTATCGACAACGAACCCGGTCTGAAGAACCTCAACAGCGTCATCGAGGAGAGCCCGGTGGGGGGCGCCCTGGTTCGGAGCTTCCCCGAGTCGCTCTGCGGGGCGATTCCGGCGTTCGGCGACGACTTGGAGGCCATCGACAGCGTGTTCGTCGCGGTCAACATGGGGTCGACCAACCTCGAAGCGTCGGCGTACCGACACGGCGAACAGCTCTCGCCGTTCGTCTCCGGCGCCGTCACCGGCAACGAGGTGGACCGTCGCATCGCCAACGCCGTCGAGGAGGAGACGCAGGGCCGGGTCAACGTCGACCTGACGACGGCCCGCGAGTACAAGGAGGAGCACGCCGACTTCGACGACTTCGAGGCGTTCACCGACGTCATCCAGCAACCGGGCGGGGGCTCTCACGAGTTCACCATCGAGCGCTCCGTGATGGAACCGCTGGACGACTACCTCGACGACGCCGTCGACGAGGTGGCGAACAACTTCCTCGCGGAGTTGGCCAACGACCACATGAAGCCCTACCAACTCGCCCTCTCGAAGCCCATCGTGCTCACGGGCGGGATGGCGTGCATCCCCGGCATCGTCGAGGAGTTCGAGACGCGCCTCTCGGAGGAACTGAACCGCGACGTCGAGGCCACCTCGGCCGACCGACCCGACCTCGCGCCCGCCGAGGGCGCCCGGCGCATCGCCGAGCGACTGGCGAAGTAACCGAAGTACCCGGTTAGGACGCTCCTTCTCTGAACGCTCGGACCGCCTCGCGGTCCGGGAGCGCGGTCATCGCGCCCGCCGCGGTGGTCGTCACCGCGGCCACCGCGTTGGCGAACGCCAGCGCCTCCGAGAGCGGTTTCCCCTCGACGAGCGCCGCGACTATCCCGGCGGTGAAAGCGTCGCCCGCGCCCGTCGTGTCCACGGGGTCCACGTCGTAGCCGCCGTGCGAGACGACCGACACCTCGTCGGCGCCCGTCCCCGCGCCCCCGTCTCTCCACGGCGACGCCTCGGTCGTCGCCGCGAGCGACCCCTCGCCGCCGAGCGTCAGGAACACCGTGTGCGGCCCCGCCTCGGTTATCTCCCGGGCGATGTCGGCCGGGTCGCCCTCGTAGTCGAGTTCCGCGAGGTCCTCCGGCGTCGCCTTCACCACGTCGGCGAGTTCGAAGGCCTCCGCCACGGAGTCGCCGTAGTCGAACTCGTCCCACAGTTCGGGGCGGGCGTTGGGGTCGAACGACACCGCGGCGCCGGCGTCGCGGGCGCGGCGCATGAGGTCCAGCGTCGCCTCCCGCGAGGGTT
This Halogeometricum sp. S3BR5-2 DNA region includes the following protein-coding sequences:
- a CDS encoding FlaD/FlaE family flagellar protein, encoding MKIDPDNYDLRELRRIADERRSDRNGTDDGGRRRGRDGGRPPREDARRPRDRSTGGGADDDGFDYRDGRDRYDEDRGYGDADRYDRHDGYDDYGADPRGHSRRDDGLRRPYEGYDDHARAHDQVRHADFLAGRYGLGGGRRDGGDRGYDELGYERRSGGRGYDFEEVGKFRFDQPVRDRPRGRAGEALRNNQLEQLLIHETAAAGGSLEKPYLSEVPKEYAAERVVFDWLEFLVLKGGFKRTMDALRYYYAVEWITEEVEVELHDYLIGFSGNVSDTSEFDVDDHHLSLLHVAQLASMAGGVDEEPTIRPASARRR
- a CDS encoding carbohydrate kinase family protein; this encodes MPDDIDTTATDGDAPRVVVAGETLIDFLPDREGSLRDVESFTRRPGGAPANVAVGLSHLNETPAFSTRVGDDPFGDFLVETLADAGLDTDLVERDAEAKTSLAFVALGEEADRGFSFYRDRTADTRMEVGGVPDATLDAAEWVHVGGVTLTDEPSREATLDLMRRARDAGAAVSFDPNARPELWDEFDYGDSVAEAFELADVVKATPEDLAELDYEGDPADIAREITEAGPHTVFLTLGGEGSLAATTEASPWRDGGAGTGADEVSVVSHGGYDVDPVDTTGAGDAFTAGIVAALVEGKPLSEALAFANAVAAVTTTAAGAMTALPDREAVRAFREGAS